The proteins below are encoded in one region of Canis lupus familiaris isolate Mischka breed German Shepherd chromosome 21, alternate assembly UU_Cfam_GSD_1.0, whole genome shotgun sequence:
- the LOC119864881 gene encoding NADH dehydrogenase [ubiquinone] iron-sulfur protein 8, mitochondrial-like, translating into MRCLTMPTLLQTLAQAAPAGHPTARSLHSSTVAATYKFVNMREPSMDMKSVTDRAAQTLLWTELIRGLGMTLSYLFREPATINYPFEKGPLSPRFRGEHALRRYPSGEERCIACKLHEAVCPAQAITIQAEPRADGSRRTTRYDIYMTKCIYCGFCQEACPVDAIVEGPNFEFSTETHEELLYNKEKLVSNGDKWGAEVAANIQADYLYC; encoded by the coding sequence ATGCGCTGCCTGACTATGCCCACTCTGCTCCAGACCCTGGCCCAGGCTGCACCAGCAGGGCACCCCACTGCCCGGAGCCTCCACAGCAGCACAGTGGCAGCAACCTACAAGTTTGTGAACATGCGGGAGCCCTCGATGGACATGAAGTCGGTGACGGATAGGGCAGCTCAGACCCTGCTGTGGACTGAACTCATCCGAGGCCTGGGCATGACCCTGAGCTACCTGTTCCGGGAGCCTGCCACCATCAACTACCCATTCGAGAAGGGCCCTCTGAGCCCTCGCTTTCGTGGGGAGCATGCTCTGCGCCGCTATCCATCAGGGGAGGAGCGCTGCATCgcctgtaagctccatgaagctGTCTGCCCTGCCCAGGCCATCACCATCCAGGCCGAGCCGCGGGCCGATGGCAGCCGCCGGACCACCCGCTACGACATCTACATGACGAAGTGCATCTACTGCGGCTTCTGCCAGGAGGCCTGCCCTGTGGACGCCATCGTCGAGGGCCCCAACTTCGAGTTCTCCACCGAGACGCACGAGGAGCTGCTGTACAACAAGGAGAAGCTGGTCAGCAACGGGGACAAGTGGGGGGCCGAGGTTGCCGCCAACATCCAGGCGGACTACCTGTACTGCTGA